A DNA window from Stenotrophomonas sp. 57 contains the following coding sequences:
- a CDS encoding SH3 domain-containing protein, with product MKLRECVLGLVLAGLLAPSAQAHGDDGETLRFQVAAHVQAHADPQLDGSIAVQLSPSGKRQTLAGAADADGNSRWGLEDVDFDGYPELVARASVGMVNEAVAVYRFDPASASYRVLQAETHGKDSCGDLMGLSVDVATRTLSSSCRSGPMWYADQYRFAGAKLYLYRAESLLMLGDTLNAALQWEQTEEQGPLAVWRTYDPAGRVLESAIADGLGAPPDGPLRGQQVTVIPARLFLFDRPGAPSTKRYLVQGDHVEMLDEQDGWMKLRYRNPKSGAVEGWINAND from the coding sequence ATGAAACTCAGGGAATGCGTGCTGGGCCTGGTGCTGGCAGGACTGCTGGCACCGTCGGCGCAGGCACATGGCGACGACGGCGAAACGCTGCGGTTCCAGGTGGCCGCGCACGTGCAGGCGCATGCCGATCCCCAACTGGATGGCAGCATCGCAGTGCAGCTGTCGCCGTCAGGCAAGCGCCAGACGCTGGCGGGCGCGGCGGATGCAGACGGCAATTCGCGGTGGGGTCTGGAGGACGTCGATTTCGATGGCTACCCGGAACTGGTCGCGCGCGCATCGGTGGGCATGGTCAACGAAGCGGTGGCGGTATACCGGTTCGATCCGGCCAGCGCTTCGTATCGCGTGCTGCAGGCCGAAACCCACGGCAAGGACAGCTGCGGTGACCTGATGGGGCTGAGCGTGGACGTTGCCACCCGCACCCTCAGCAGCAGTTGCCGCAGCGGGCCGATGTGGTACGCAGACCAGTACCGGTTCGCGGGTGCGAAGCTCTACCTGTACCGCGCCGAGAGCCTGTTGATGCTGGGCGATACGTTGAACGCCGCGCTGCAGTGGGAACAGACCGAAGAGCAGGGCCCTCTGGCGGTCTGGCGCACCTATGATCCTGCCGGCCGTGTGCTGGAGAGCGCGATTGCCGATGGCCTGGGTGCACCGCCCGATGGTCCGCTGCGTGGCCAGCAGGTCACCGTGATTCCAGCACGCCTGTTCCTGTTCGACCGCCCGGGCGCGCCCAGCACCAAGCGTTACCTGGTGCAGGGCGACCACGTGGAAATGCTGGATGAACAGGACGGTTGGATGAAGCTGCGCTACCGCAACCCGAAAAGCGGCGCGGTGGAAGGCTGGATCAACGCCAATGATTGA
- a CDS encoding DUF3574 domain-containing protein, translated as MKHLGLVFAVLLATSGCASLSSQAPSAYATATTADLKGDAARPSDGHGWVRSELYFGVGEEQGAGNRPQADTISEAQWRAFLDKQVTPRFPDGLTVFDAYGQWLFRGDAAPNRLRTKVLVVLHEDTPQRRADIEAIRLAWKQQTQHQSVLWSRQPVEVSF; from the coding sequence ATGAAACACCTTGGTCTCGTCTTTGCCGTGCTGCTGGCCACCAGCGGCTGCGCCAGCCTGTCCTCGCAGGCGCCCAGCGCCTATGCCACCGCCACCACCGCCGACCTGAAGGGCGATGCCGCACGCCCGTCCGATGGCCACGGCTGGGTACGCAGCGAGCTGTACTTCGGCGTGGGCGAGGAGCAGGGCGCGGGCAACCGTCCGCAGGCCGACACCATCAGCGAGGCGCAGTGGCGCGCCTTCCTGGACAAGCAGGTGACCCCGCGCTTCCCGGATGGCCTGACCGTGTTCGATGCCTACGGCCAGTGGCTGTTCCGCGGCGATGCCGCGCCCAACCGCCTGCGCACCAAGGTGCTGGTGGTGCTGCATGAGGACACCCCGCAGCGTCGCGCCGATATCGAAGCGATCCGCCTGGCGTGGAAGCAGCAGACCCAGCATCAATCGGTGCTGTGGTCGCGGCAGCCGGTCGAGGTATCGTTCTGA